One genomic window of Caldivirga maquilingensis IC-167 includes the following:
- a CDS encoding isopentenyl phosphate kinase: MILIKLGGSAFSNKAKPLSFHEEPVRNLALLIKQHGITPVLIHGGGSFAHPVAKAYGLDKGIRDDAQLIGVSLTSLTLSLLNERITSIFSKLGLPTYTIRTGAVFMRTLSGLKLSGDVVDLVRRLVGMRIIPVFYGDVIHDYELGFSILSGDEIMVELAKRLKPRYALFLMDVEGVYSEGPRRGELIRVFKPSTSISYSSSGVDATGGLMGKLKHAIELAEMSVQTYLCSVMDQESISLILTGGEPRGCTRIEAT; encoded by the coding sequence ATGATATTAATTAAGCTGGGTGGATCAGCATTCAGTAATAAGGCTAAGCCATTATCATTCCATGAGGAACCGGTGCGAAACCTAGCATTATTAATTAAGCAACACGGCATTACACCTGTATTAATACATGGAGGTGGATCCTTCGCCCACCCTGTGGCTAAGGCTTATGGGTTGGATAAGGGGATTAGGGATGATGCGCAATTAATCGGTGTATCATTAACGTCATTAACATTAAGCCTACTTAATGAGAGGATAACATCAATATTCTCCAAGCTGGGGTTACCCACCTACACGATAAGAACTGGGGCGGTGTTCATGAGGACATTAAGTGGACTTAAGTTAAGTGGTGACGTAGTAGACTTAGTGAGGAGACTAGTGGGAATGAGGATTATCCCAGTCTTCTACGGTGACGTGATTCATGATTATGAATTAGGCTTCAGTATACTGAGTGGTGATGAGATAATGGTTGAGTTAGCTAAGCGGCTTAAGCCAAGGTACGCATTATTCCTAATGGATGTTGAGGGAGTTTACAGCGAGGGACCTAGGAGGGGTGAGTTAATTAGGGTGTTTAAGCCAAGCACCAGCATATCATACAGTAGTAGTGGAGTTGATGCCACTGGGGGGTTAATGGGTAAGCTTAAGCATGCCATTGAATTAGCTGAGATGAGTGTTCAAACATACTTATGCTCAGTAATGGACCAGGAATCCATAAGCCTAATCCTCACCGGTGGGGAACCCAGGGGATGCACTAGAATTGAGGCTACGTAA
- a CDS encoding tRNA (N(6)-L-threonylcarbamoyladenosine(37)-C(2))-methylthiotransferase, protein MPTYYIETYGCWLNKADSALMEEDLRRMGYVKVNDPAQADLILVNTCAVREDSEIRELKAIEKYSRLGKKLIVAGCLTKARPSEIMRLAPDALIVNPSSVENLAELLKGGVNLTERLMVRIPKYYESSHVYVVPIQVGCLGNCSYCVIKYTRGGMGWVKSADLSVVKESIAKAVARGAREIYLTGQEISAYGKDKGYDLVDLLEAVLRDVEGRYLIRLGMLEPLELEGMIHRLIDVIKNDWRIYRFFHIPVQSGSDKVLRLMKRKYTVDLFKREVELIRRSFRNSFIATDIIVGHPGEDDSDFQESVRLIRELGIDKVHVARYSPRPFTEAAYMRQVPDQVKKQRSSMLSKVALEVAYSRNLEYVGGTYEGLISSIGFKGRGLMARLMDYRPVIINEGDLGSFVKIKVTGASSINLIGKIIE, encoded by the coding sequence GTGCCCACGTACTACATTGAGACTTATGGTTGCTGGCTGAATAAGGCTGATTCAGCATTAATGGAGGAGGATTTAAGGAGAATGGGTTACGTTAAGGTTAATGATCCTGCTCAAGCAGACTTAATACTAGTTAATACATGTGCTGTTAGGGAGGATTCAGAGATTAGGGAACTTAAGGCTATTGAGAAGTACTCTAGGTTAGGTAAGAAGCTAATAGTGGCCGGGTGCTTAACTAAGGCAAGGCCCAGTGAAATAATGAGACTAGCCCCTGACGCATTAATAGTGAATCCAAGTTCCGTTGAAAATTTGGCCGAGTTGTTAAAGGGTGGTGTTAATTTAACTGAGAGGTTAATGGTTAGGATTCCTAAGTACTATGAATCAAGCCACGTTTACGTTGTGCCTATTCAAGTTGGTTGCCTTGGTAACTGCTCATACTGCGTTATCAAATACACTAGGGGTGGTATGGGTTGGGTTAAGAGCGCTGATTTAAGCGTGGTTAAGGAATCCATAGCCAAGGCAGTGGCAAGGGGTGCTAGGGAGATTTACTTAACTGGACAGGAGATTTCAGCGTACGGTAAGGATAAGGGTTATGACTTAGTTGACTTACTTGAGGCAGTATTGAGGGATGTTGAGGGAAGGTACTTGATTAGGTTAGGTATGCTTGAGCCACTGGAGCTTGAGGGGATGATACATAGGTTAATTGATGTAATTAAGAATGACTGGAGAATCTACAGGTTCTTCCACATACCTGTGCAAAGCGGTAGTGATAAGGTGCTTAGATTAATGAAGCGTAAGTACACTGTGGATTTGTTTAAACGGGAAGTGGAGTTAATTAGGAGGAGCTTCCGTAACTCATTCATAGCCACAGACATCATAGTTGGCCACCCTGGGGAGGATGATTCTGATTTCCAGGAGAGCGTTAGGTTGATTAGGGAACTAGGTATTGATAAGGTTCATGTCGCCAGATATAGCCCAAGACCATTCACTGAGGCTGCTTACATGCGTCAAGTACCTGATCAGGTTAAGAAGCAGAGGAGCAGCATGTTAAGTAAGGTGGCCCTTGAGGTGGCGTATTCCAGGAACCTTGAGTACGTTGGCGGCACCTACGAGGGGTTAATTAGCTCAATTGGGTTTAAGGGTAGGGGACTTATGGCTAGGTTAATGGACTATAGGCCAGTTATCATTAATGAGGGTGACTTAGGCTCATTCGTGAAAATTAAGGTAACTGGGGCCTCATCAATAAACTTAATCGGCAAAATAATTGAATGA
- a CDS encoding nucleotidyltransferase family protein, with protein MFAVILAGGFGKRLRPLTDDRPKPLVEVAGRPILAWQIDWLREQGVTDIILAVGYLGGKIFDYIGDGSQFGVRVYYSVEREPLGTGGAVRNALKYINDDGFIVVNGDVITNLRIGKLMDSLQRGVIGAIALTPLKSPYGIVQVDEDGFILNFQEKPQLPYLINAGVYALRTSIRDYLPEKGDIEVYTFPRLAKDKKLIGITYNDVYWKSIDTLKDLEEADKAINEQGVFNNKVKG; from the coding sequence ATGTTCGCCGTAATCCTTGCGGGTGGATTTGGGAAGAGGCTTAGACCACTTACTGATGATAGACCCAAGCCCCTTGTTGAGGTTGCTGGTAGGCCAATACTGGCATGGCAGATAGATTGGTTAAGGGAACAGGGGGTTACTGATATTATTTTAGCCGTCGGTTACCTGGGTGGTAAGATATTTGACTACATTGGGGATGGTTCACAATTCGGTGTTAGGGTTTACTACAGTGTTGAAAGGGAACCGCTTGGAACCGGTGGCGCTGTTAGGAATGCGTTAAAGTACATTAATGATGATGGCTTCATTGTTGTTAACGGTGATGTAATAACCAACTTAAGGATAGGTAAACTCATGGATTCCCTTCAAAGGGGTGTTATTGGGGCCATTGCATTAACACCACTTAAGAGCCCATACGGTATAGTTCAGGTTGATGAGGATGGCTTCATATTAAACTTCCAGGAGAAACCCCAGTTACCTTACTTAATTAATGCAGGTGTGTACGCTTTAAGAACGTCAATAAGGGATTACTTACCGGAGAAGGGTGATATTGAGGTTTACACATTCCCTAGGTTGGCTAAGGATAAGAAACTCATAGGTATTACGTACAATGACGTCTACTGGAAGTCCATAGATACCCTTAAGGATCTTGAGGAGGCTGATAAGGCGATTAACGAGCAAGGTGTCTTTAATAATAAGGTTAAGGGTTAA
- a CDS encoding lactate utilization protein B, whose translation MMGYDEAIRRAVEANVPRTMSILDKYPYVTELAKELRKAKEEVIRNLEYYVDKAMKSIQAIGAKAYFARDGDEARRIIGNIVGKGNVIVLGKTMVGSEIGLREYLISIGNEVWETDLGEFLIQLTGDKPTHIVAPALHMTRERAARVIKEKLGIDVKADPSEIAQTARRFLRDKFFKANFGITGANAVAADTGAVLLIENEGNIRFTTVSPPVHIVLTGIDKIVPTLHHAFMEVMVQSAYAGLYPPTYVNLVAGPSTTADVEQTRVSPSHGPREVHVILLDNGRLRASKDDLLWEALLCIRCGRCHFHCPVYRALDGSWGESPYVGPMGVMWTAVVYGIEKAGPHAMLCMHAGTCREACPMKINIPEVIQGIKARYTKLVAKR comes from the coding sequence ATAATGGGGTATGATGAGGCAATTAGGAGGGCTGTGGAGGCTAATGTGCCTAGAACCATGAGTATTCTCGATAAGTACCCATACGTAACCGAGTTGGCTAAGGAGCTTAGGAAGGCTAAGGAGGAGGTTATCAGAAACCTGGAGTACTACGTGGATAAGGCTATGAAATCCATTCAAGCCATAGGGGCTAAGGCGTACTTCGCAAGGGATGGCGATGAAGCCAGGAGAATAATAGGTAATATTGTGGGTAAGGGTAATGTTATAGTCTTAGGTAAGACAATGGTTGGCAGTGAGATTGGGCTTAGGGAATACTTAATCAGCATTGGTAATGAGGTTTGGGAAACCGACTTAGGTGAATTCCTAATACAGTTAACCGGGGATAAGCCAACCCACATAGTTGCCCCAGCCCTACACATGACCAGGGAGAGGGCTGCCAGGGTTATTAAAGAGAAGTTAGGCATAGATGTTAAGGCCGATCCATCTGAAATAGCCCAGACAGCTAGAAGATTCCTGAGGGATAAGTTCTTTAAGGCTAACTTTGGGATAACCGGAGCAAACGCAGTGGCCGCCGACACTGGGGCTGTGCTGCTTATTGAGAATGAGGGTAACATAAGGTTCACCACAGTGTCACCGCCGGTTCACATAGTCTTAACAGGTATTGATAAGATAGTCCCAACACTGCATCACGCATTCATGGAGGTTATGGTTCAAAGCGCCTACGCTGGACTCTACCCCCCAACTTACGTTAACCTAGTGGCTGGACCATCAACAACAGCTGATGTTGAGCAGACTAGGGTTTCCCCCTCACACGGGCCCAGGGAGGTTCACGTAATCCTCCTCGATAATGGTAGGTTAAGGGCCTCTAAGGATGATTTACTTTGGGAAGCACTACTGTGCATTAGATGCGGTAGATGCCACTTCCATTGCCCAGTCTACAGGGCTTTAGATGGTTCATGGGGTGAGTCACCCTACGTGGGGCCAATGGGGGTTATGTGGACTGCTGTGGTTTATGGAATTGAGAAGGCTGGTCCACACGCAATGTTATGCATGCATGCTGGTACATGCCGTGAAGCATGCCCAATGAAGATCAACATCCCTGAAGTAATACAGGGTATTAAGGCAAGGTACACTAAACTAGTGGCTAAGCGGTAA
- a CDS encoding cupin domain-containing protein — MPLYRLSNIKGEEVNALTTRRYINGERMTLAQFMFKKGAKVKRHAHINEQFSIILTGRLRFRINNEEYIAEAGDVVHVPSNMEHEVEALEDSIVVDVYSPIREDWLKGEDKYLR, encoded by the coding sequence ATGCCCCTTTACAGGTTAAGTAATATTAAGGGGGAAGAGGTTAACGCATTAACAACCAGGAGGTACATTAATGGTGAAAGAATGACCCTTGCACAATTCATGTTTAAGAAAGGCGCCAAGGTTAAGAGGCATGCACACATTAATGAGCAATTCTCAATAATATTAACAGGCAGGTTAAGGTTTAGGATAAATAATGAGGAGTACATTGCTGAAGCCGGAGACGTGGTTCACGTACCCTCAAATATGGAGCATGAGGTTGAGGCACTGGAGGATTCAATAGTAGTGGATGTATACAGTCCAATTAGGGAGGATTGGCTTAAGGGGGAGGATAAATACTTAAGGTGA
- a CDS encoding ACT domain-containing protein gives MFSNPSIQGDSSASLGRVLSEVGNVFGHVYRSILSSPSGVFIFFIALPNKSGALARLAAALAELGLNLTLAYLYTINEELAMALLIYEAKEGHFQKAIEELRKGGAVVREAYEVKVTERH, from the coding sequence ATGTTTAGTAACCCAAGTATACAAGGGGATAGTTCAGCATCCTTAGGCCGTGTCCTTAGTGAGGTTGGTAATGTGTTTGGGCATGTGTATAGGAGTATTTTGTCTTCTCCTAGTGGTGTGTTCATATTCTTCATCGCCCTACCCAATAAATCTGGTGCTTTGGCTAGGTTGGCTGCTGCTTTGGCTGAATTGGGTTTGAATCTAACATTAGCCTACTTATACACTATTAATGAGGAGTTAGCCATGGCACTACTAATCTACGAAGCCAAGGAAGGCCACTTCCAAAAAGCCATAGAAGAATTAAGAAAAGGAGGAGCAGTAGTAAGAGAAGCATACGAAGTAAAGGTTACAGAGAGACACTAG
- a CDS encoding roadblock/LC7 domain-containing protein, whose amino-acid sequence MSVTSQSAEDLPAAINYIKSQLKGLLGIYVASLDGFLVSYNGAGDPDRWAALTATLAALSITYVKEMSNLTMNNHNHVYTIIRSDKGFILNVKLSDYALTIVDNEPSEEGKAIKVLGDALTRAGFKFNLPPPP is encoded by the coding sequence ATGAGTGTTACCAGTCAGAGCGCCGAGGATTTACCAGCAGCCATTAATTACATTAAGAGTCAGCTTAAGGGCTTACTAGGCATATACGTGGCTAGTCTTGATGGATTCCTAGTTAGCTACAATGGTGCAGGTGACCCGGATCGATGGGCTGCGTTAACCGCGACCTTGGCGGCATTGAGTATTACGTATGTTAAGGAGATGAGTAATTTAACCATGAATAATCATAATCACGTGTACACTATAATACGATCAGATAAGGGATTCATATTAAACGTTAAGTTAAGTGACTATGCCTTAACCATTGTGGATAATGAACCCAGTGAGGAGGGGAAGGCAATAAAGGTGCTTGGTGATGCCTTAACTAGGGCGGGCTTTAAATTTAACCTACCCCCCCCCCCTTAA
- a CDS encoding UPF0179 family protein: MVTVTLISKPQARVGGNFRVIKIPEECYRCKLYGICMGRLRPGRAYRITEVRPLKYPSPYKCLLNGDEMVPVVVEEENLILPIKLPYIIEGSITSFDKSWCICHPCPSEEALPSRVKIIKVIDRRQCGSGWFFLVEAKPLD, translated from the coding sequence GTGGTCACTGTAACTTTGATTAGTAAGCCTCAGGCAAGGGTCGGAGGGAACTTTAGAGTAATTAAGATACCTGAGGAGTGTTATAGGTGTAAGCTCTACGGCATATGTATGGGTAGGTTAAGGCCTGGGAGAGCTTATAGGATTACTGAAGTTAGGCCGCTTAAGTACCCGTCCCCATACAAATGCCTACTTAATGGTGATGAAATGGTGCCTGTGGTTGTAGAGGAGGAGAACCTGATATTACCCATTAAGTTACCGTACATTATTGAGGGTTCCATAACCTCCTTCGATAAGTCATGGTGCATATGTCATCCATGCCCCAGTGAAGAGGCTTTACCAAGTAGGGTGAAGATTATTAAGGTGATTGATAGGAGGCAATGCGGCAGCGGTTGGTTCTTCCTAGTGGAGGCTAAACCACTGGATTAA
- a CDS encoding SLC13 family permease: MEYRFIAASIALIITYSLIALRGVSRRFDVPAWVAMLIGASIMIATGVVTPSEALGSINLNVIIFLFSLFTIASALEVSGFLSYVAYRLVSSSRKMYNLIGKVFLSSAVLSMVISNDGLAASFTPMIIESGKAAEGIDVKPLLYALAYGVTIGSVMMPIGNPQNLLIAIESGIPKPFVSFIKYLAVPTLINLAVTYILMLILFRKRAMDDLEVKRVNMRLNDPALSNLALVILVIIVVVLVASDLVGLNLDAALIALIGATVVYALSDRRGEVLSNVDWQTLVFFMGLFIVSEGAYTSGVLNYLAHALPAPTTLWGIFLASILLSQVISNVPMVALYLPLMTSLGVGPGMINDWVGLAAASTIAGNLTLIGAASNIIILQASEKRGGPRFSYVEFLLYGIPVTLVNASIYYAYLKLI; this comes from the coding sequence ATGGAGTATAGGTTCATTGCGGCGTCAATAGCCTTAATTATAACATACAGCCTAATAGCGTTAAGGGGTGTGTCAAGGAGGTTTGACGTACCAGCATGGGTAGCCATGCTAATTGGTGCATCAATAATGATAGCCACAGGAGTCGTAACACCCAGTGAGGCCTTGGGTTCAATTAACCTAAACGTAATAATATTCCTCTTCTCCCTCTTCACAATAGCATCAGCACTTGAGGTAAGCGGCTTCCTATCCTACGTAGCCTATAGGCTAGTATCATCAAGCAGGAAAATGTATAACCTGATAGGTAAAGTATTCTTATCATCAGCAGTATTAAGCATGGTTATTTCCAATGATGGATTAGCAGCAAGCTTCACACCGATGATTATTGAGAGTGGTAAGGCGGCTGAAGGCATTGATGTTAAGCCACTTCTATACGCCCTCGCCTATGGGGTTACCATAGGCTCAGTGATGATGCCCATTGGTAACCCGCAAAACCTACTCATAGCCATTGAATCAGGGATACCTAAACCATTCGTGAGCTTCATTAAATACTTAGCAGTGCCAACGTTAATCAACCTGGCGGTAACATACATCTTAATGCTCATCCTCTTTAGGAAGAGGGCTATGGATGACTTAGAGGTTAAGAGAGTAAACATGAGGCTAAATGACCCAGCCTTATCTAACTTAGCATTAGTAATCCTGGTAATTATTGTTGTAGTACTTGTTGCATCAGACCTAGTTGGCTTAAACCTAGATGCGGCGTTAATCGCATTAATTGGGGCAACTGTGGTTTACGCCCTAAGTGATAGGAGGGGGGAGGTGTTGAGTAATGTGGATTGGCAGACGCTGGTGTTCTTCATGGGATTATTCATAGTAAGTGAGGGCGCTTACACTTCAGGTGTTTTAAATTACCTGGCGCATGCATTACCAGCACCAACAACGCTCTGGGGCATTTTCTTAGCAAGCATACTGTTAAGCCAAGTCATAAGTAATGTACCCATGGTTGCATTATACTTACCCTTAATGACAAGCCTAGGTGTTGGGCCAGGGATGATTAATGACTGGGTTGGCTTAGCTGCTGCAAGCACAATAGCAGGTAACTTAACGCTAATAGGGGCTGCAAGCAACATAATAATACTGCAGGCAAGTGAGAAGAGGGGTGGTCCACGCTTCAGTTACGTGGAATTCCTACTCTACGGTATACCAGTAACCCTAGTTAACGCCAGTATTTACTACGCCTACTTGAAGCTCATCTAG
- a CDS encoding amylo-alpha-1,6-glucosidase: MRISNKLEISSNITSIIMNNTGIGLRLFHGEYVEGELRGSGAALLRSYWDYGGIRRYWGNGAFEFTSIYGDLAVYVIRGYRGVIQGEFKVRGFSGVDELGDGSINVKHEGGLMRIKATQPINLRVMNNGFSLTINVNDELKVAAAGGGQVNDVDKVLNDESIIESKRRLWLSTLMSNINGSDLIKLCWYVILTNRCSVPNHPALRKPFNMPSKYVFRHQWLWDSSFHSIVLRHYDVNMAMEELENLILNQKPDGRIPHEIFMSKESCKSFWGIDDYSPWTTQPPVLAVAIDKVLSVRWNDEFAEKAFNALTKYDEWFRSQRDRDSDHLYAYFDPLESGWDNSPRWDEAIRRFRENPQRYEVYGKLTMTPVEAVDLNSLIYLQRRVIAKLAERLGEVNVAEHYDEMADETAKAVRRIMWSEKDGFFYDVYEEGHELIKVKTPAAFLTMFTGIATGEQAERLVAHLLNPREFWTTFPLPSVSADESTYDPTGYWRGRSWINLVWFTYHGLRNYGYYEEASRLLNKVLEVMGRSMTCNENYNSSTGEPMGAPDFGWTTLIIDMVASELGKESPGAAFHYGTLLS, encoded by the coding sequence ATGAGGATTAGTAATAAGCTTGAAATCTCAAGTAACATAACATCAATAATAATGAATAACACGGGTATAGGGTTAAGATTATTCCACGGGGAGTACGTTGAGGGTGAGTTAAGAGGTAGTGGTGCTGCATTACTTAGGAGTTATTGGGATTATGGGGGAATTAGGAGGTATTGGGGTAATGGTGCCTTCGAATTCACCTCAATATACGGTGACTTAGCAGTCTACGTGATAAGAGGCTATAGGGGTGTTATTCAAGGGGAGTTTAAGGTAAGGGGCTTCAGTGGGGTTGATGAATTAGGGGATGGTTCAATTAACGTTAAGCATGAGGGTGGTTTAATGAGAATTAAGGCTACTCAACCAATTAACCTAAGGGTAATGAATAATGGATTCTCATTAACAATTAACGTTAATGATGAATTAAAGGTGGCTGCAGCTGGAGGTGGACAGGTGAATGATGTGGATAAGGTGCTTAACGATGAATCAATCATTGAGTCTAAGAGGAGACTATGGTTAAGCACCCTAATGAGCAATATCAATGGGAGTGATTTAATTAAACTATGCTGGTACGTGATATTAACTAATAGGTGCAGTGTACCTAATCACCCGGCTTTAAGGAAGCCGTTCAACATGCCCAGTAAGTACGTTTTCAGGCATCAATGGCTCTGGGACTCCTCATTCCACTCAATAGTCCTAAGGCATTACGACGTTAACATGGCTATGGAGGAGTTGGAGAACCTAATCCTGAATCAGAAGCCTGACGGTAGGATTCCGCACGAAATATTCATGTCGAAGGAGAGCTGTAAATCCTTCTGGGGTATTGATGACTACTCACCGTGGACAACCCAACCACCTGTATTAGCGGTGGCCATTGATAAGGTTCTATCAGTGAGGTGGAATGATGAATTCGCCGAGAAGGCCTTTAATGCATTAACCAAGTATGATGAATGGTTTAGGAGTCAAAGGGACAGGGATTCAGATCACTTATACGCCTACTTCGATCCACTGGAGAGTGGGTGGGATAATAGTCCCAGGTGGGATGAGGCCATTAGGAGGTTTAGGGAGAATCCGCAGCGTTACGAGGTGTATGGGAAATTAACCATGACTCCAGTTGAGGCTGTTGACTTAAATAGCCTAATTTACCTTCAGAGGAGGGTTATCGCTAAGTTGGCTGAAAGGCTTGGTGAGGTTAATGTTGCCGAACACTATGATGAGATGGCTGATGAGACCGCTAAGGCGGTTAGGAGGATTATGTGGAGTGAGAAGGATGGTTTCTTCTATGACGTGTATGAGGAGGGCCATGAATTAATCAAGGTTAAGACACCTGCAGCCTTCCTAACAATGTTCACTGGAATAGCTACGGGTGAGCAGGCTGAGAGACTGGTGGCGCATTTGCTTAATCCAAGGGAATTCTGGACTACATTCCCGCTACCAAGCGTGAGCGCTGATGAATCAACCTATGATCCAACAGGCTACTGGAGGGGTAGGTCATGGATTAACCTAGTGTGGTTCACGTACCATGGGTTGAGGAATTACGGTTACTATGAGGAGGCCTCCAGGTTACTTAATAAAGTCCTTGAAGTAATGGGTAGGTCAATGACCTGTAATGAGAATTACAATAGTAGCACCGGGGAACCAATGGGTGCCCCTGACTTCGGCTGGACCACACTGATAATAGACATGGTTGCGAGTGAACTGGGTAAGGAGTCCCCTGGGGCTGCGTTTCATTATGGTACTTTACTTAGTTAG
- a CDS encoding glycoside hydrolase family 76 protein, producing the protein MVGKLTLLTLLALALIVLSLLNLYNASSISLIELYSKRAVATFNALQDHYYVNSLNLYKGSTCGDYSCLWTYSQILSALVYLSLTPGLGNFTNLFNQYYLGLSHYSNPLNPSSGYESAVTPPIGPGGDTYYDDNEWVTLALIKMYLATNNTRYLRRAEELFNFIISGWSTNESLRCPGGIYWRVGDLSRNTVSNSPAAEAAAELYLITGNPSYLKWAIRILNWVNQCLRSPSGLYYDHINPDGTIDETIWSYNQGTTAAAAALIYEATHNESYLVLAEDSAYASLSYFSQGAIYSQPPEFNAIYFRSLEKVIEISRNNTLSKMYWNLLLTYVNDTWITYRDPETGLITMGQPLNSVNPDDAEIWTAAMVQLYAIIAGSRQPIAFKAPSIKPGTGLVQVQWPIIIIIVIVLIIVITYIALRIREKS; encoded by the coding sequence ATGGTAGGTAAGCTAACCTTACTCACGTTACTTGCACTGGCGTTAATAGTGCTGAGCTTACTTAACCTGTATAATGCATCATCAATAAGCTTAATTGAGCTTTACTCCAAGAGGGCTGTAGCCACCTTTAATGCCCTCCAAGACCACTACTACGTGAATTCCCTAAATCTATATAAAGGCTCCACCTGTGGGGATTATAGTTGCCTTTGGACTTACTCACAGATTTTATCAGCATTAGTTTACTTATCCCTAACACCTGGTTTAGGTAACTTCACGAATCTATTTAATCAATACTACTTAGGTTTAAGTCATTACTCTAATCCACTTAACCCATCATCAGGGTATGAGTCCGCTGTAACACCACCCATTGGTCCAGGTGGTGACACTTATTATGATGATAATGAGTGGGTTACGTTAGCATTAATAAAAATGTACCTGGCGACCAATAATACTAGGTACTTGAGGAGGGCTGAGGAGTTATTCAACTTCATAATCAGTGGGTGGAGTACCAATGAGTCATTAAGGTGCCCTGGTGGAATATACTGGAGGGTTGGTGACTTATCAAGGAACACTGTATCCAATTCCCCAGCCGCTGAGGCTGCTGCTGAATTATACCTAATAACCGGTAACCCAAGTTACTTGAAGTGGGCTATTAGGATCCTTAACTGGGTTAATCAATGCTTAAGGTCACCTAGTGGACTATATTATGATCACATTAACCCAGATGGTACCATTGATGAAACAATATGGAGCTATAACCAAGGCACCACAGCCGCAGCGGCGGCATTAATATATGAAGCAACCCATAATGAGTCATACCTGGTTCTAGCTGAAGACTCCGCATACGCATCCTTAAGCTACTTTAGCCAGGGAGCCATATACTCGCAGCCGCCTGAATTCAATGCAATATACTTCAGAAGCCTTGAAAAGGTCATTGAGATAAGCCGTAATAACACGCTCTCTAAAATGTACTGGAACCTACTCTTAACGTATGTTAATGATACGTGGATAACCTATAGGGATCCTGAAACTGGATTAATAACAATGGGTCAACCATTGAATTCAGTGAATCCTGATGATGCGGAAATATGGACTGCTGCAATGGTGCAGTTATACGCTATAATAGCTGGTTCACGGCAACCAATTGCATTTAAGGCACCTAGCATTAAACCAGGCACTGGACTTGTGCAGGTGCAATGGCCTATAATCATTATAATCGTTATCGTATTAATAATTGTAATCACATATATTGCCTTGAGAATCAGAGAGAAGAGTTAA